The following proteins are co-located in the Lusitaniella coriacea LEGE 07157 genome:
- a CDS encoding TetR family transcriptional regulator, producing MPQSRKSTRNRLIAAALELFASKGITETTTKAVAERAGVNEVTLFRHFGSKQGLLLAVLEDVAVFTRLGKGAIAQAGKADNPTETLRNYANLRLQMLERVPELVRSLIGEAGQYSPENRQALGRGLQALNCYIASDLDKLLGSEQLASHFPTASLLNSLLLGYFLVELTSEGHDLWQGREQFLDSVAQLFITGAISQSRIRDAIAQSQFSDAIPLGSAQGKHAPPKNAPISDLPAPLVHTILQRAKRKGRNEYAWVYVLFSAGLSPQEIVTLERSNAIGETDRHLLQINIGAVRQVPLSHWILGKRYGSPTNNPLTQWLKNRKDDRAALFLNEQEQPLEIADLQETWELLTEGLLTPQGQPPAIEQARQTWCIEMLSKGIEIEDLSILSGMTVEQLQPYAQRAREKTAIEQATRLDRSSS from the coding sequence TGCCCCAGTCACGTAAGTCAACCCGAAACCGCCTAATTGCGGCCGCTTTAGAGTTATTTGCTTCCAAAGGAATTACGGAAACCACGACCAAAGCCGTTGCCGAACGTGCTGGTGTTAATGAGGTGACGCTGTTCCGGCATTTTGGGAGCAAACAGGGTTTGTTGCTCGCAGTGCTTGAGGATGTTGCAGTTTTCACAAGATTGGGAAAGGGCGCGATCGCGCAAGCGGGAAAAGCCGACAATCCGACCGAAACTCTGAGAAACTACGCCAATCTGCGCCTACAAATGCTCGAACGGGTTCCCGAACTGGTGAGATCGTTGATTGGGGAAGCGGGACAATACTCCCCAGAAAATCGTCAAGCCTTGGGACGGGGATTGCAAGCTTTAAATTGTTATATCGCCAGCGATTTAGATAAACTTCTGGGATCGGAGCAATTGGCGAGCCACTTTCCCACAGCGAGTTTGTTGAATAGCCTCTTGCTGGGTTATTTTCTGGTGGAATTAACCAGTGAAGGGCATGACCTTTGGCAAGGGCGAGAGCAGTTTCTTGATAGTGTGGCGCAGTTATTTATTACGGGCGCGATCTCGCAGAGCCGCATCAGAGATGCGATCGCGCAAAGCCAATTTTCCGACGCGATTCCTTTGGGATCTGCTCAAGGGAAGCACGCGCCACCCAAAAACGCCCCCATTTCCGACCTTCCCGCACCCCTCGTCCACACCATTCTTCAACGAGCAAAACGAAAGGGACGGAATGAGTATGCTTGGGTTTACGTTCTTTTTAGCGCGGGGTTATCGCCCCAAGAAATCGTCACCCTAGAACGTTCCAACGCGATCGGCGAAACCGATCGACACCTATTGCAAATTAACATCGGCGCAGTGCGGCAAGTTCCCCTCAGCCACTGGATATTGGGCAAGCGCTACGGTTCCCCCACCAATAATCCCCTCACCCAATGGCTGAAAAACAGAAAAGACGATCGCGCGGCACTTTTTCTCAACGAACAAGAACAACCTTTAGAAATCGCAGACCTCCAGGAAACCTGGGAGCTTTTAACAGAGGGATTGCTGACCCCTCAAGGTCAACCCCCCGCGATCGAACAAGCACGGCAAACTTGGTGCATTGAAATGTTAAGTAAGGGTATTGAAATAGAAGATTTGAGTATTTTGAGTGGAATGACAGTAGAGCAATTGCAACCCTACGCACAACGAGCGCGAGAAAAAACAGCCATCGAACAAGCCACTCGTCTAGATCGAAGCAGTTCTTGA
- a CDS encoding ion channel: MGRVKNKTKSSRTILNLGSIRIVRRGIPAFHWDDLYHILFTLSLPKLLGLLGVTYLAINTLFAFAYLLGGNGIENAHPNSFADAFFFSVQTFATIGYGALYPRTAYINILVVVEVFIGLLGMAMATGLMFARFSMPTARILFSNVAVICPYNGMPMLMFRTANQRSNLIVEAEVNVNLLLPETTPEGHSLRRLYPLKLVRSNTPTFVLSWTIMHPLDETSPLYGRTLESLIADNAQIIVTFNGLDETVKQTMHARHVYLARDILENRRFVDVVTFKGDNDRAIDYEHFHDVVPLQNVEELGGLSG; this comes from the coding sequence ATGGGCAGAGTTAAAAACAAGACTAAATCTTCCCGAACCATTCTCAATCTAGGTTCAATCCGAATTGTCCGCAGGGGTATTCCGGCATTTCATTGGGACGATTTGTATCACATTCTGTTTACTCTATCCTTACCTAAATTGCTAGGACTGTTGGGAGTCACTTATTTAGCAATTAACACGCTCTTTGCCTTTGCATATTTGTTGGGGGGAAATGGGATTGAAAATGCTCATCCCAATTCTTTTGCCGATGCTTTCTTTTTCAGCGTCCAAACCTTTGCAACGATTGGATATGGCGCGCTGTATCCTCGGACTGCGTACATCAATATCCTCGTTGTGGTTGAGGTTTTTATTGGGTTACTGGGGATGGCGATGGCGACGGGATTGATGTTTGCCCGCTTTTCGATGCCAACGGCTCGGATTTTATTCAGTAATGTGGCTGTCATTTGTCCTTACAATGGGATGCCAATGTTGATGTTTCGCACGGCAAACCAGCGCAGTAATTTGATTGTTGAAGCGGAGGTTAATGTGAATCTATTGCTTCCGGAGACGACACCAGAGGGACATTCTTTACGACGATTGTATCCGTTGAAGTTGGTACGCTCGAATACGCCAACCTTTGTACTGAGTTGGACGATCATGCATCCTCTTGATGAGACTAGCCCTTTGTATGGGCGAACGTTGGAGTCTTTGATTGCAGACAATGCTCAGATTATTGTGACGTTTAATGGTCTAGATGAAACAGTGAAACAGACAATGCACGCACGTCATGTTTATTTGGCTAGGGATATTTTGGAGAATCGGCGCTTTGTGGATGTGGTGACGTTCAAAGGAGATAACGATCGCGCGATCGATTACGAACACTTCCACGATGTCGTTCCTTTGCAGAATGTGGAGGAATTGGGAGGATTATCGGGCTAA